From the genome of Kaistella daneshvariae, one region includes:
- a CDS encoding TonB-dependent receptor plug domain-containing protein: protein MDAKREVAIQEVVFQKKGKPKITDLTSMEISAKEAQQVAALSGGVEGLLKTLPSVNSNAELSSQYMVRGGNYDENLIYINDVEIYRPFLIRNSLQEGLSIINPDMVGSINFSAGGFEAKYGDKMSSSLNIYYRQPTKFEVSGEASLIGGRLSTGFASKNQRLSALFSGRYRNTNLVLNTLNEETDFNPQYMDLQSYINYKINDKWGISFLGYWSKNDYEMIPKAKDVEFGTLQTPLKLTVFYDGKEDDQYKNMMGTASLHFKPNKKWSFSLDNFAYQNREREYYSVASGYLLQTFDPVTGAPVTSYDVGGQIDHARNDLLVKTYGSQLKGKFSPNVNTDFEAGFKFEKESLKDLTNEWQLVDSLGYSSPRDYTNPGTLDASDLRLKYHISGQNDIQPTRLSGYAQYSTKFYWKENRVFFNAGLRASHWDFNGETIISPRAQIAVKPNWEMDMLFKLSGGIYYQAPFYKEIKDVDGTFNPEIKSQRSIQVIFGNDFEFKMADRPFKLTTEAYYKKMDHLIPYYLDNIRIRYSGKNNAEGYAYGLETRLFGEFVPGVDSWISASYARVYENINGKGNIPRPTDPRLRFSMFFQDYMPKFPSMRVNLTLLYSNGLPSGTPVTLNADGTPDYEAPYRYQKTLPSYKRVDIGLSKVFIDQKEHKINGAFWSNFKEMTLGVQIFNAFNINNTVANQWVNDVNSGYIYPVPVRLTGRFFNVKLEFKL, encoded by the coding sequence GTGGATGCGAAACGTGAAGTTGCCATTCAGGAAGTTGTTTTTCAGAAAAAGGGAAAACCGAAAATCACCGACCTGACTTCAATGGAAATTTCCGCAAAAGAAGCACAGCAGGTGGCGGCGCTTTCCGGTGGGGTGGAAGGACTTCTGAAAACATTGCCTTCAGTAAATTCCAACGCTGAACTTTCGTCGCAATATATGGTGCGCGGAGGAAATTACGACGAAAACTTGATCTACATTAATGACGTTGAAATTTACCGGCCTTTTTTAATCAGGAATTCTTTGCAGGAAGGTTTAAGCATCATCAATCCAGATATGGTTGGTTCTATTAATTTTTCTGCGGGTGGTTTTGAAGCGAAATATGGCGATAAAATGTCTTCGTCCTTAAATATTTATTACCGTCAACCCACGAAATTTGAAGTTTCCGGTGAAGCAAGCTTGATCGGCGGACGCCTTTCCACAGGTTTTGCTTCAAAAAATCAAAGGCTTTCTGCGCTGTTTTCCGGCAGATACCGAAACACCAATTTGGTATTAAATACCTTGAACGAAGAAACAGATTTTAATCCGCAATACATGGATTTGCAGAGTTACATTAATTACAAAATTAATGATAAATGGGGCATTTCTTTCCTCGGATATTGGAGTAAAAATGATTACGAAATGATTCCTAAAGCCAAAGATGTAGAATTTGGAACTTTGCAAACACCTTTAAAACTGACGGTTTTCTACGACGGAAAGGAAGACGATCAGTATAAAAATATGATGGGAACGGCTTCCCTTCATTTTAAACCGAACAAAAAATGGTCATTTAGCCTCGATAATTTTGCCTACCAAAACCGCGAAAGAGAATACTATTCCGTCGCCTCTGGCTACCTGCTGCAGACTTTTGATCCGGTTACCGGCGCTCCCGTAACTTCCTACGACGTTGGCGGGCAAATCGACCACGCGCGCAACGACTTATTGGTAAAGACTTACGGCTCGCAATTGAAAGGCAAATTTTCGCCGAATGTGAATACAGATTTTGAAGCCGGATTTAAATTTGAAAAAGAAAGCTTAAAAGACCTTACCAATGAGTGGCAGCTTGTAGACTCGCTCGGTTACAGTTCGCCGCGAGATTATACAAATCCGGGAACTTTAGACGCTTCAGATCTGCGTTTGAAATATCATATTTCGGGGCAAAATGACATTCAGCCTACGCGACTTTCAGGTTACGCGCAATATTCCACAAAATTTTACTGGAAAGAGAACCGCGTTTTTTTCAACGCCGGTCTTCGCGCTTCGCATTGGGATTTTAATGGTGAAACAATTATTTCACCACGTGCCCAGATTGCTGTAAAACCCAATTGGGAAATGGATATGCTGTTCAAACTTTCCGGCGGAATCTATTATCAGGCCCCGTTCTATAAGGAAATTAAAGATGTAGACGGCACATTTAACCCCGAAATAAAATCTCAGCGTTCTATTCAGGTAATTTTCGGAAATGATTTTGAATTTAAAATGGCAGACCGCCCGTTTAAGCTCACCACGGAAGCGTATTACAAAAAAATGGATCATTTGATTCCGTATTATTTGGACAATATTCGCATTCGATATTCAGGAAAAAATAATGCGGAAGGTTACGCCTACGGTTTGGAAACTCGTTTGTTCGGTGAATTCGTTCCCGGCGTGGATTCCTGGATTTCGGCGAGTTACGCGCGTGTTTATGAAAATATTAATGGAAAAGGAAATATTCCCAGACCTACGGATCCGCGTTTACGCTTTTCCATGTTTTTCCAGGATTATATGCCGAAATTTCCGTCGATGCGTGTAAATCTAACGTTGTTGTATTCGAACGGTTTACCCAGCGGAACACCTGTCACACTGAACGCTGATGGTACGCCGGATTATGAAGCGCCGTATCGATATCAAAAAACTTTGCCGTCTTACAAAAGAGTAGACATCGGTTTGTCGAAGGTTTTCATCGATCAGAAAGAACACAAAATAAACGGTGCTTTTTGGTCAAATTTTAAAGAAATGACTTTAGGCGTACAGATTTTCAATGCGTTTAACATCAATAATACCGTGGCAAATCAATGGGTAAATGATGTAAATTCCGGTTACATTTATCCGGTTCCGGTTCGCTTGACCGGCCGATTTTTTAATGTAAAACTGGAATTTAAATTATAA